The genomic DNA CCTTATACTGTCCTAAGTTCAAATGTAGGGTACTTGATCAAAAAAGTAGATCCAGTAGTGTCCTAGTAATGCTTTATATCACTAGGACAACTTCTTTAAGCCCTATTCACCAATATGCATGCCTTATTTcaattttatcaataaaaaaattGATTTCCCTCCTTTTTACACATCTCTCTAATCTTATCTCATCTTTTCTTTTCCATTCAATTgtaattcaaatatattattattttaataataaaacaCAAATACAAGGCAAATTTTTGGAGTTCATGTACACACATTTTGTCCTAAACTACTAGAACAccatattttataatatttataaggcAACTAGTAGGACACTATTGGATTTGCTCCAAGTGCTATAAACATATTTTGAAAGAATGTTAGAATTCCCAATACCGAACACTTTTATCTTTAAGCTACTTAAAAATCTTATTCAGAAGATGATATTGCATATAATTTCCCAAAACTTTGTTAATTATATTTTTGTATTTGAAATTTCTTATTTTATGAACTTTACTTTTGATAAATTAGATTATTTGCGGGTTAAgttgaaaattttaaaaagtacatTTACTCTTTCTAACGGATTCACTCCCTATATATATTTTAGTGTATACTCAGAAGAAAGGTATTGAAAGAAAAAGTTATGTGGATGCATCAGATGGACTTTCGATCACTGAACCATGGTTTAGAGTTTTCAGACAGTTGTCTTTGTATCCTTGGTAAAGCGAAGATAAAAAGTACATAAAAGGGATCCAATTCCGTTTCATTATGCTGTCCTGACAAAGTTGTAATGCCGTCTTAAGTTTTAAAGAGATGTATGTATAATTTAAGTATTGAGATTATAATGTTCATAGCTGCATTGATTCTATGAATTGTTTTTGGTCATGTAAAGGTCAAAAGAGTTAACATGGTTATTGGTTTGTGATATAGGGAGTGTACAGATTATACATTTTCAATGTTGCCATCGGCTTGTAGTATTATGACAGTCAAGAAAACGATACATTTTGGTGTTTCAAAGTTGTTTCCGAATGCACCAAGACATTTGTGAAAACATGAATGCTGAGACTTTTCCTTGTGCAGATATCTTGGTTTGACTTGAGTAGATGAAGCTAGCGGCTGGTATGGTGGTACATTCCTTGGTGATCAAGGTGAAAACAGTGAGATTTACAAGCATTATGCTGAAATTCATTTTGGATGCCCATTTTTGTTTTAGTGTTTAGTAATTAGAGTGATATCGAGTAACGACTCAGCAATTTTAAACAAATTGAAATGGAATATTGATCCTGAAAAATTAAAGTGTTATTAGTGTTGCAATGACtcactatttatattttgtgcAATTGGTAAAATATTTATTCTTTTATCTAAAGGGGGACATTTGCTCTTTGATAATCAGTCTTTTCAAGTTTCATTAAACCCAAGTGTCTTAACAAGTAGGGTCCGTAACCATTCCCTGGTCGTGCAACAAAAAAAATATCACAAATCCAAATTCAAGTCTTACGACTTACATACAATTATATAACTTTATTCCTGGCCAAGAGCTTAACAGGGATTCACTAATGTAGAATCATGCCCTCACTAACATAGAAAACATTATAAATTTATGACTACATTTATTTACAAAAACTTACTTACAGATACTTAACAAAAGTTCAGTAAAactaaaaattcataaaaaaaaatacatttgttttttattttattttttctattttaGCCCCCCCCCCATGTCTATAATTTTCTCGTTTCCCCACTGCTATTATGGTCTTTTCTTCCATCTATTTTGATGCTAGAAACACATAGGTAAATCCCCTGTACATCACTTCTGAAATTGGGAGTACACTTTCGTAGTGGAAAAAAACATTATAATAGTGTTTAATGAAATATACTAATATAGTAGTATTCTAAAATATCATTGTTTGTTAAAACAAGTTTGATTAATCTTCCGTTAATTACCATTTCATtcctatatttttttttactgTTTCAGTTTTTAGAATCAAATTAATTGTTGAATTATATTTTTGGTTATAAATACGactaatatattaaatattattttaatattatatgtaAGTTACCCAATTATCGTTCTAATAAATGTTTATGATTAATTTTCGATTATAAGTAGATTTCTTAACAAATTACGCCTTATTTCCCTATTTTTACAATATGCATAAATAGTAGTACATAATATTTCTAATCATCTATACTATCTATGCTATATTATAATagatgaaatattaaaaatttgatagTCGGTCAGTCGGTCCTTGtttaaattacttaattacccttatttaattattctaattttaattactgggtcgatcaattctaattttaattaatattgaAGTCAATTTCCTCTATTCCTTTACCAATTTCATTTTTGTTTTATATCGAACtatatatcattataatttatattaaattcattTTCTTCTATCAATAATAGTTTTTTAAGGTACCAACATAATAGagatattatattttttttgctaaatagagacattatatttttacactcaataaaataataatttcattatAATAAGGTTTCCTCCCTTACCAATATTTTTTTTTTGACCAAATCACTTTAAttaagtttaaatgttctaaaaaattatgaacatatacgtttacttatataattatcatgaaatcTTATAATGatcaaaattaagaattgaattcaagtatttttttaaattatgtaatattaaaaaaattatgtgtccgcacgggttttaagctagtGTGCAGTGTTCAAAAATCCccgattttaaaaaaaaaacccCGATTAATGCCCGATTAATCCTTAAAAAATATTTGGCCGATCtattttttaaaatccgattaatatttataaattaattttgaattatatatttcatcataaataaggtaaatatattaaatattattaaaatatttaaatatatctgATTTTTGTTCTGATTAATCcctccgattaatccccgatttacCGATTAATCCATAATCGGTACCTAAACCGATTAGTACCGATTACCGATTTTTACAAGTATGCTAGTGTGTTTTTAATATAACAAATTATGATTTTAGATTTCTGACGATTTATAGACTGTTAAGAAAAATACACAAAATGGAAATAGACATGTAAAAACAGTTCAGTGCATGAGTTGCAGAGGTCAGACTCTCCTTTTAATTGTTGGGCTAAATTACAGAGCTCAGACTTTGAAACTAGGACATAGTTACAGCATATAATCACAGAACAGGGTAGGAGACAGCTGCTTAGGGTTCTGCATGAGTTGTTCATACGACTACTTAAAGTTTGATTAAATTAGTCAGACCTCCACGTGCTTCTGCCAACTCTCTCTCTTGCTCCATCCTTTTATTACTTGCCTGCTGCAATTCCCCATTTCATTTCTGCTACTACTTCACTCCattaactctctctctctctctctctctctctctctctctctctctctcaccacAATAATCTCAAGAACTAAATCATATTTGCTAAAACAAAATGACTATAGAAGTTGTTGAAGAAGATTGTGGAGATGGAAGCATGTTATGCACAAACCATCCTTACAAAAACAACACCCCTGGTGGGATCTGTGCTTTTTGTCTCCAAGAAAAACTTGGCAAACTTGTCTCTTCTTCTTTCCCTATCACTATCTTCCCTTCTTCCTCTTCTCCTTCTCCATCTTTCAGATCTCACCATAACTTCACCACCACTTCTACAACAACTACATATACAAACCCATCTTCAGCTTTATCAAACACTCAAAATGAATGCCACCACCACAACCATAACTTCAAGATCTCCAAGATTCCTTATTTTCTCACTCATAAGAAGAAAGTGAAAGAGTCGTCTTCAgataatcataacaacaatgctATGATTTTTAAGAGAAGCAAATCAACTGTGACTCCAAGAAGAGGGGTGCATTTCAATGAGTTTGAAGATTTCAGTGCACATAAAAGAAGGTTTTTCTCATTCAGGCATTTCAACAAACAGTCAGTGGGCAAGAAAGTCCCGGAGATGAAACAGATTAGCTACCCATCTTCCTCTCACTCTACAAACATGGGGTTCTCGTCAACATCTAGAGAGAGAAGTTGGAAGAAAGAAAATGTGGTTGTGGTGGAAGAAAATGAAAGCCCAGATCAAGTTTCATTTGACCGGAAAGTTTCTAGATCAAGATCTGTTGGGTGTGGTAGTAGAAGCTTTTCGGGCGACTTTTTCGAGAGAATCTCAACCGGATTTGGTGACT from Apium graveolens cultivar Ventura chromosome 5, ASM990537v1, whole genome shotgun sequence includes the following:
- the LOC141659146 gene encoding uncharacterized protein LOC141659146, which translates into the protein MTIEVVEEDCGDGSMLCTNHPYKNNTPGGICAFCLQEKLGKLVSSSFPITIFPSSSSPSPSFRSHHNFTTTSTTTTYTNPSSALSNTQNECHHHNHNFKISKIPYFLTHKKKVKESSSDNHNNNAMIFKRSKSTVTPRRGVHFNEFEDFSAHKRRFFSFRHFNKQSVGKKVPEMKQISYPSSSHSTNMGFSSTSRERSWKKENVVVVEENESPDQVSFDRKVSRSRSVGCGSRSFSGDFFERISTGFGDCSTLRRVESHREGKSRTRRSSGAGAGSQDSIKQRLKCGGLFSGFMLNSSSSSSSSSSYWVSSSNEDNNSVNVKAPVAGAARMKAAHGRSKSWVWALASPMRAFSKPTAKRDGTKNVGPNLGAIPSLLAARS